The sequence below is a genomic window from Lolium perenne isolate Kyuss_39 chromosome 4, Kyuss_2.0, whole genome shotgun sequence.
ATAATGTAGGCTAGAGTAAGCAAGCAAGAGATCGTGCTACCATTTAGTAACCAGTGCTAGTGACAACCCATATTTTGTCTAGTAATGATATAGTTTAACATCTTAGGTAAtttgccaaaaaaaaaatccaCTTTTGTGATTGCAATGTCTTTGCAAACATAACAGTACAACAACTTGCCACTTCACCTTATATGATCCATGAAAACAATAATATTCATGCTGATTACAGCTTTCAGGTGCTATTAAGTCTTTATTTCCTTGTCATTAGCTTTCGCAACCCCGCAACTTCCACTTGCACGATGACTAACGGATGTTGAGGAAAGTCTTTCAAGTTGATGTACTAGTTCAATCAAATTGCTCATGTCAGTCATTCAATTTCAAACACTAGAACAATTGGAGTAAAATGtgaattagggttcatcacatggTCTGTGCCTGAATTTTAAAGGCAGGCAGAAGCAGTAAATAGTGCTCTAGTTAATTTTGAGTAACATGGTTAATATTGGTTTAATACTTTAGTGATATATGTGTTCTGAGATTGAGTGCTTTCTCTTCAAAATTAGGAACATAGTTATACTATGCTGGAAACATGGTTGTGTGCTTTATAAAACAGGTCCCATCCACCAAACCCCTGAAAAAGCACCAATATTTTTTTTACCTTGGGTAGCATCTTCTAAAATCATCAGAATGATTGTAGCTGAAGTACCGATTCTCTGTTTGTCCTGGATATCATTCTTTGAATTTCCAAGTTGTGAGCGATGTGTTTTGAAGTATCTGCTCATCCCTATTTCTTGTACCTTTCAGAGTTGGGAGAAGACAGTGGATTGCTACAGTCCTGGTCAGGGGTTGATGCCTGCTAGTTTTAAAGTCAGATCTGTGCCTTTAGATGGAAACAATGAAGCATTTGAGGAGGTTCTTGACCCTGACTTTGGGGAATCGGCCATTGGGCGTGTAGCACCTGTTGACTCTGGTGAGTGTTGAGTGGGGTTGTGTTATAACTTCAGACATAAATTTTGTTTTCATGGATTTTCATGCGAAGCTCTATTTTCTTAGGGCTCTGGTGGATAATTCTATTGAGGGCATATGGTAAAATTACTGGAGACTACGCACTACAAGAAAGAGTTGATGTGCAGACAGGCATCAGACTAATACTCAATTTGTGCTTGTCTGATGGGTTTGACATGTTTCCTACATTGCTAGTCACTGATGGATCATGCATGATTGATCGGAGGATGGGAATCCATGGGCATCCTCTCGAGATCCAGGTAAGCTAATCTTGGACACTTGATCTTGATGTATTCAAGTATTGTATAGTATAGTTATGGCCTGATGGGGATTAAGGAGGTGTTCTTTTCTAATAACAAAATCTGAACTGGCAACTCACACGGAATGGCCAGTGGATTTTGATCCTTAACTTTGCATATGCAAGGCTCACAGACAAAGAGAAATGAACTCTAGAGTCTTCTCATCAGCTGCCTAACAGGATTTCTTTTCGCAGGCTCTGTTTTATTCTGCTTTGCGCTGTGCCCGTGAAATGGTCAATATAGATGATGGGTCTAAGAACTTGATCCGTGTTATCAACAACAGGCTCAGTGCTCTGTCATTTCACATAAGAGAGTACTATTGGGTGGACATGAAGAAGATAAATGAGATTTACCGCTACAAGACTGAGGAGTACTCACATGATGCTATCAATAAGTTCAACATCTACCCAGAGCAAATCCCATCTTGGCTTGCAGATTGGATTCCTGAGAAAGGTGGTTATCTTATAGGAAACCTACAACCAGCTCACATGGATTTCAGGTTCTTTTCTCTAGGAAATCTCTGGGCGATTGTTTCCTCTTTAGCCACTCCAAAGCAAGCAGAGGGTATCCTGAACCTCATTGAAACGAAATGGGATGATATAGTTGCAAATATGCCTCTCAAAATATGTTACCCTGCTCTGGAGTATGAGGAATGGCGTATTATCACTGGTTGTGACCCCAAAAACACGTGAGCAACTGAAACTTCTCTATGCTGTATGTATTTAGTTTGTGTAATTTGAGAACTTGGTACATCTTattattgctttgcatgagaacTTGATCTTCCTAAATCTACAAGTATGCATCAATTGCTTCTATCATTCTAAATAGAATTCTTTTGTCCCCGTGATGTGAAGTCTTTACCTATGATAATCAAATATCATTATGGATATTGACCAAATTTATTGTTTTGATATTTTTTTCGCAAAAAATTGCTGTTTTGGGATTGATTATGTCGTGTGAAATATTCTTTGCTGCATGCAGGCCCTGGTCGTATCATAATGGTGGATCTTGGCCTACATTGCTGTGGCAGGTACAGATTCTCTATTAAGTATTAACTTCTTCTTTTTTGTTTATTGTTTCTTCTTTTACGATTTTAAGGTCGATTAATTATCTTTGTTAAATTCAGTTCACTCTAGCCTGTATAAAGATGGGTAGGCCTGACTTGGCAAGGAGGGCTGTTGAGGCCGTGGAGAAGAAGCTCTCGGATGACAAGTGGCCAGAATATTATGACACCAGGAATGGAAGGTTTATTGGAAAACAGTCGAGGCTATACCAAACCTGGACAATTGCAGGGTTTCTTAGCTCAAAAATGCTTTTGGACTGCCCAGAGATGGCATCAATATTAATATGTGACGAAGATCTTGATCTACTAGAAGGGTGTGCTTGTGGCGCGAACAAGAGTGCTCGCGTCAAATGCTCTCGTCGTGCAGCCAGGTCTCAAGTCCTTGTGTAGTTCCATACTTTTGCTTGAAAGCCAACACCTGAAGTGCTCCTTCTAATTTGCTGGATTTTTGAGTCAGAGAAGTTGGCACTTGTTATCTCACCAGGGTGACCACCTCCTGTGCCGGCTATTTTGGCGAGTTTGTGGCCCCTTAATCTATTGATACGAGAGTATACTCTGTTGTATAGGTTTCATGTAAACAAGGTTGTGTACACGAAGCCAGTCAACTCAAGTTGATTGGCAGTTTTATTAACAGATAGCATGTAAATATTACCACTTGTAATCAATTTATTCTGAGAAATGCATACACTCTTGACAGTTGTGTTCCTATTGCCCCGATATACTATCTTTCTGCCTGCATCCACCAATGTTCAGGATCAAGAACTCTGTGAGTCAAACTGCCAGCGCTGTAATTTTACATTTTATACCATTGATTTTCATTATGTTCCTGGCCAACTAATATGTCTTGCCCTATGACTGTGCAGCACTGAGTAGCCAAGACTCGATCAGTCAAGATCTGAAATTGATTTTAACTGCACCCTCTTTAACACGCTGCTGATTGGTCCATGCATGCATCCCCTGGCGCCAAAAGGAGCAGGTAAAATTTCATCTCTGGAGTAGGAGTACCTGATTCTAATTTCCACTGTAACTTTCTTGTGGCTTTGAACATGCTCAGGTTTTAGTCTTTCTGTACTAGTCTGCTGTAAATTTAGAGCATTTAACTTTCTGGTTCTGGACGAACTGACTTGACAATGGTGACCACAGTCTACCTGACCACTTTTTTTAATGCGCTTCAGTTGCACAGTTTTACTTATCATGTAGGCGTTTTGTTACTGTTCGTTGATCAGAACACAATCATGCGTTGCCTTGTCTTTCAACCTGCACCGGGAGGGCACAGACGCCACCACCCTGCTCATCTAGTCTGCCATTTTTCGTCTTGTACACATCGCTCCTAGGAGCCAGGCGGAACTCCCCTTGCAGTTGCAGGCAGGGAAGAGATCCGGGAGAGATCTTTAGCTTGGCAACCGGTTTATTTTGAATGGATCGTAGGGGCTCTAGGATCTGCAATATTTATGTTGCAATCTTACGGTCATACGCTACCCATTTATGGTCATTTTATGATGTATCACTGGGCTGCTCTGTAGAGTTCAGGTATCAGTAGTGGTCCAGGGCAGAGGTCATTGAACAAAACCTGGCAGATTTCAGAACAAAAAAGAGACAAAGTAGGAGTAGAAAATATGTCATCCGTGTAGAAGTATATGTCCAGTGCCATGAACTGAGAAGATCGAGCAAACCTTTTTTAGAGCAAACATGAACATACAGGATACACATTGTATTCCCTTGGAATTACTAGGACTATCCACTATTCAGACATGAATTATTGGAATATTGAGCAGCTGTGGCAATGTTAATCGCATTTTCCAATACTACTTGGAATTCTATTCTTGATGACCATCGAGTATTACTATGGCCGAGTAGTTCGTGGCTGTGCCTCTATACCTACCTCATTGATTTTCATCTGCCAGGAGATCGAAAGACTAGCTAGTATCCCTTGGAAGAACCGGTGTGGCACCAGTTCCTTCTCAAGAAAGATGCAAAAGATATGGGAGCCATTACAACCGGATCCTTTGCCATGCATGCGCATGCATGCATTTAGGTTTTGACTAGTCAGGTTACCCACCCCAGCCATGCATGCTTTCAATGCCCTGCTCTGAGACTTCCCTGTTGGGCAAAGTTTAGTTTGTAGGAGGAGTACGAGTAGTGTCACGACGATTCGGCAGCATTTTTTTACCCTTTGCTAGTTCTACGCTCGTCGATCGCTGCTCCTGTTCTTGCAACTGTTTCTGGACGTGGCGTGGATTCCTGCCCATCTGTTTGATTGCCCAGAGGCGCTGCTCGCTTCACTGTTTGGAATTCAATCCGTTTTGTCCACTTAC
It includes:
- the LOC127295547 gene encoding neutral/alkaline invertase 1, mitochondrial — encoded protein: MAAAAISHLRRGAQRHALLHLSRRHFSNSPLTAAAPLAAAAARRLLSTTVESATSAAAGSYKPPPLDPFRAALAPSSPPLEAPPLDELPTAPSHSEAAPEQDPVDLQHEELDGLKAGVQAVRSREESPQEKEAWWLLNRAVVNYCGSAVGTVAANDPSTANHMLNYDQVFIRDFVPSAIAFLLRGESDIVKNFLLHTLQLQSWEKTVDCYSPGQGLMPASFKVRSVPLDGNNEAFEEVLDPDFGESAIGRVAPVDSGLWWIILLRAYGKITGDYALQERVDVQTGIRLILNLCLSDGFDMFPTLLVTDGSCMIDRRMGIHGHPLEIQALFYSALRCAREMVNIDDGSKNLIRVINNRLSALSFHIREYYWVDMKKINEIYRYKTEEYSHDAINKFNIYPEQIPSWLADWIPEKGGYLIGNLQPAHMDFRFFSLGNLWAIVSSLATPKQAEGILNLIETKWDDIVANMPLKICYPALEYEEWRIITGCDPKNTPWSYHNGGSWPTLLWQFTLACIKMGRPDLARRAVEAVEKKLSDDKWPEYYDTRNGRFIGKQSRLYQTWTIAGFLSSKMLLDCPEMASILICDEDLDLLEGCACGANKSARVKCSRRAARSQVLV